The DNA region AAACTCACAAGGCCCCGATAATCCTCCTCCAACACCCTCTTCTTGGATCTTGCCCCTACTTCCGTCTCCCAAGTCCAACTCATGAGTATGTCTATTCTAAGGATTTGTTTGACAAAACTCTCAGAGTAAAATTAGTAAGAGCTCTGTCATACGATAGTTTTTAGTTTCAGCTTTCAGAGTGATTCcctgaaataaactagatgcTGAGAGCTTAAAAACCAGTTTCCTCTGAAGAGAATCGAGGACATCCTAAGAgaagggtgaattaggacacttaaaactatttaaaactttCACATgataagcctatctcaatttctatctaatgtgctttaggcttatctagtgtgtctactctaccgcttaagagaattgcaaggtaaattgcaagtaagtaaatgcggaaacgtaaatgaggtagagagaaaaACTCGGCACGAGgcatttttatcccgtggtatcggtggcacacaagccaccctagtccacgttggagctctacaaaggatatgctcccggtcgtcaagtctcttccagtcacagctcttgagataccaaatTAGCAAGATAAGGCATGAAGCACGAtaagccactaagccaccaaagcaaagtctcaccactaacctttcttctggtcacttgtacaCCATCTTTacttggagctttagtcacaaagacaagggtctccacgtcccctcacaatcctcttgtcgccgctccacaccaagtcggaggatcaacaagttactggcgagtcacaaagactccaaggtgccggcgtaactagaggtacaagcttggatcacttcttgatccacactctaagTTGCAGCacttagcaactcttctctctaggcctgtaagcactaatcacttgcTAATACTGtgtttaatcgccttggataaacactttatgctcttggatggcttggatgtcttcttatgTGTACAAgaatttctctggactccagctactccaaatgaatgagtggagaggtatttatagcctcaaccccgtggactagccgttatcccaacggctcacatattctgtgaacaccgaatgatccgacgTTAACAGAgatacaagcaccggaccatccaatgtgtacattctcagaaactagctgttggaactccactcagagttcttctgaacactggatactccggtgtatacatcctcttcatcatcggactatccggtgagttattctGAGCCAGACCGCACCAAACtttttctctgcaaaaaatactccggtgtgcactatCTTCATCACTGAACCTTCCGGTGTATAGAACTTCtcattttctgaatttttcacaccttctgttaaatgctctgtgAAGCCTTCGGTGTGTGTCTTCatcaccggaacttccggtgagtgcaatccactcagaccccttctgacagaattgctccGACGTGTATAttctttatcaccggatcatccgatgaggctACCTGCCTTTAGgcataatgctctggtgagtgcaactCTTCCAGtgccggaccttccagtgaaaACAATTTATCCGggacttttttcaattcaatcaaactttatcccagctgcggtggcttattaatgtattgcatccaaGAGATCtcctaacatatattcttgacgaacatgttagttccattgactatattgtcattaatcatcaaaatcacaatcatgatctaattaggccattttcgctacatccTCTTATTTACTTCCCCACAGAATTACTCCTTTGTAGAGTTTACCCTAAAGAATTATTAGAGAGTCTTTCAACCAGTTAATCACTTTCCTCAGAGAATCATTTCTCTTATAGTATTTGGATCATAAGAGCTCTACAAAAAAGACTCAAAGTTCTCAAACTGAAATACTAGGGTTTCCAACCAAAAGTTGGATGAACTTTCAGCTTAATTTCAGGAGCTTTAAATTGCAATGTAGTTTAAGCTGTATTTTCCAGAGATCAACTAAAAATGGAATCAACTTTCAACTCAACTTCGCTAAGAAAAAACTCTCAACCGAACTTGTGGCTTTTAACTAGAAAAAAATGATTTATTGAATTTTCAATTGCACATACCATGATGCGTTTTGATTTTGTTTATTAATCATCGATCTGTAAACTGTCCATGCAAAATATGTTTTTTCGTGTGGTTTATATTAACACGAGAAGGCAACAGCGTGCTGTACCAAGCTGATTCAAGATTCAAATTTTCTGTCATTTTCGGTATAAAAGTGTCAACACCAATAAAATACAAaagctcataagaaagagatgCACCCTTGCAAAATACAGCACATAGCGTGAATCTCGAgcataattcatgatgaatgaATCATACAACAACGATGTTTTAGCCGCTGAATTACAGCTCAGTTTCCCTGTCATAGTCACATAGGTACAATGACTTTTCCAGGATTATTGCAGCTTGCACGGCATTTTCTTATTGCTTTCTTTACGGCGAATTATAAGATGTAGCAGTACGGCCCTTGAATGCCTCACCTTGGTTCCGATCTAGCATGATGGCCCAGGCTGTAAGATTTCGATCTACCAACTGTACTGGAACCAACCCCAACCATAAGAAAAAGCAAGACAAATGCAGTGTACGGTTACTACCAGAACAATGAAGACCATCATAGCAGGTCAGAAATTCGGGCAGGCATCATTCCATAAAGATTGGGAACTGGAAACAATATCTGTGGATGATTCCATTTCAGGTTTTACAGTGCCATGAGTTGAAATTTTGTTTTGtgtttttcaactttttggGAGAATTTTACTCAAAGGAACCGAGGAAATTAGAAAGTGATATAACAGCATATGCAAATCAAAtacaaaaaagtaaaaaaaataaaacggAAGATTGGTCATGGCAAAAGCAAGCAATTACTAGAGCTTAACACTATACAAAAGTTACAAGATGTGATTACCAAGTCCACCTCCATTCGATTCTAGTCAGACGATTAACAGATCAAATCTACAATGAAACTATGTTTCATATGCAGATAGAGCTAGGATTCCCGTAACCTGCAACTTGGGGGCGTGCAGGAACACTTGGAAAGCGTTGCCCCAAGTGAATATTCAGTTATTAAGTCAGATATATCTTACAGTTGCAACTACATGTTGCATGGAATGAAAACCTGGGAGCTCAAGAGCGTCAGCTGCGTTCTCATTTCTTTCTTGTGCTGATCAAGGGGTATACTGATGCGCTCATTCGAGCATGCTGCCCCTCTAACCTTGCTTGCAGTAGTTTTGCCTTCAGGGTATTCTCCTTTGTGCCTAGCAGCTGATGTGCCGGGGATTCAGATATTTCACGGTCCAACAATTTACCTTGGTTATTCAGCTGCCGTGCTGGACTGCCCACATCACAAATATCCCGTGAGATAGTATATTCACGCAATTGATTTGTCCGGGGGTGGTTTGATTTTTGCCCTAGATATGCATGTTGAGGGGCCTCTATTTTGATCTTCAGCAGGTCATCATGTAATCGTCGGGAGACTTGGGCCATAACAGTTTCATTCTGCTCATCTGTAGGAGCAATGCCGGCATCATTGTGTGAGCTAATTTCTGGTGTAGAAGCAATAAATTGTTGTCTGCCGATGCTAGACCTCgccttttctttctttgagCAAGGCGGTGCATTTGACATCGGTGAACCTTCAACAGATACACCATTGGAATATTCCAGTCTTCTCATTGGTGAATGCATGCAGCCTGTGACCCTCCGTCGAGTTCCTGCAAGGTCATGATTCTTAATGGCATCTATAGGAGCAATGCTGGCATCATTGTGTGAGCTAATTTCTGGTGTAGAAGCAATAAATTGTTGTCTGCCAATGCTAGACCTCGCCTTTTCATTCTTTGAGCAAGGTGGTGCATTTGACATGGGTGAACCTTCAACAGATACACCATTGGAATATTCCAGTCTTCTCATTTGTGAATGCATGCAGCCTGTGACCCTCCGTTGAGTTCCTGCAAGGTCATGATTCTTAATGGCACCTCCATGCATGTTCAGTTCAAAGCAATGCAAGTCACTGGCAACAGAACTGTCATCATCTTCAGCTAACTGAGGAGCACTAGTGGCTCCATTCAGGTGCACAGACTCAAGGGACTGCCGGCACAAACTTGCATTTCGCTTTTCATTACCAATGTCTAACTTATCATTCTTGGAGCTACCTGATCTTTTAGTACGATGAAGAAAACTCTCTATCTCACTGCTCAGCCGCTCTGTTATTGAGGTTTTTGCGGGCAAATCTTCCCTCACATCAGCTTTCTGCatctgcatccgctcatcaaGCCATGCTTCTGAAATATGAACTACTGACTTATCAAACTTGTGCTCATACTCCTTTACATGCTTTTGCTTTAACACCCTGACTTCCTCCTCGTAGTTTCTAATTCCTTTTGCAAACTCATCACAAAGATCTTCCAACAGGCAGGttgccttcttctctttctccagAGTCTTCACAGCCTTGCAAAATGCTGACTTCATCTCAGATATCTCTTTCCCTAGCTTCCTATGGAGAGTTTCAGAATGTTTCCTAAGACGTCTCTCATCTTCAAGCTCCTCTTGCAGTGAACGAAAGGCTGCTCTGATCTTCTCTTGCTCCTTGTTTCTCCGAGCCATTTTGTCTTCAGTGACTTGCCTGGATAGAGAATCAATTTCGTGGTGATACCGCTGCCTCTCTTGCATGAGTTCTTGAATGCATGCCTGGGCATGCTGCAATTCTCGTTTCAATCCCTTCATTACTGACACATCAGCTGCATGCTGTTCTTCCAAGCTCCAAATTCGATTGAGAACTTTCAATAGCTCTGTTGACGTTTTAAGATCATAACTTGCCTGCCTAGATCTAGCATTGAAATCCAATGACCGAGTTGGGCTGACAAGGTTTATTGTTCCTGCCTGTCAAATGAATGGACAGTTTTTATAAATATGTGCTGATTCAAAAGTGTTTCGAGCTGCAGAAATCTAAACCAATAATATGCAATGGCATCACAGtgatacaaaaaaaaaaaaacagaatatGATGATAAATAGATCTCTTGAAATTGACCAGTACAATGCGGTCCATGAATTCCTATATAGACAAGGCTGAGACAGAAGACAGCAGCATGTTGGCACAACTAGTATTTCTTCTTAATGCCCTAAGTAAAACATCAAACGAAACCAGTAAGATTGTACAGAAAGCGAATGTCTACGTACCCCAACTGAGCTAGTGTAACTAGCAGGAGAAAGAGGCTGTCTTGAGTGACATCTTTCTTTGTGTAACTCGTCATGTTCCATCAACGAAGCTGCAAGATGCGCTCCACAGCCACCTGAACTCCGTGGCTGAAATGTAAGGAGAAACTTAAGAAAATCAGTATGCATGGCTTTGTGAAATAGAAAAACACCAAGCTGTGACATTACAGTAGAAAGCAAGATTGCCGCCAATTAAATCCCACCAATGAAAGAAAAATTCGGAATGAATGGTGTCAGGAAAACTAAGAAAAAGCCCCAAACCTTAGGCCCCTTCAACCAAAAGCATTTCTGTCTTCAAATAAACACCACATACAGGCATGCTAAATATTCCAGGATCATTATGTAGTTTGGCCAAACAGAAGCAAAGATTAGGGGAAAGCACTGAAAAACAAAATTGCCATAATGAAGACAGCAAAGAAACCAAACAATACAAAAGGAGCAGAAGATACGTATGTGCCCTTAGCGACACAATCTTTTTGAGGAAAATGTTataaacaataaaaagaaatacaatCACAACAATCAATCATGCAATTTGAATACCAGATACAAGTTCACATTGAAGCCCAATCGCACACAGATACTAGTCAAGCATGCAAACCAAACATATTAGCCAGTTCATCGCCATCGTTAGTCCATATTAGATGTCCTCGGAGGCTATTTGTTTTAATATTCTTTTTGTTTTACTTAGCTTATTGTTTGGACACTCTTAAAATAATCAACCAATGAAGTTCTAAAAATAACGGGGCTATGCTCCCATCTACACATTACACTAGAACACTTCAAACCGGGTGAAGGGATCCCAGAAGCGATACCCTTTATGCTCGGCACtataaccaagaaagatgcaCTCACAGACTGAGCAGTCAACTTGGTGCGCTCACGAGGGGTAAGGAGAACATAGCACACGCAACCAAAAAGGCGAAGGCCAAAAAGGCACTCGAGAGGAATCCCACCTTGAAGAGCGGACAAAGGCTGCATGTTAGTCAAATATGTGGCACTGGAAACAGCTTCAGCCCAGAAATGAGGCGGGACAAATGATGCAATCATAAGAGCACGAGCAGTCTCAAGGAGATGTCTGTTTACACTTAGCAATACCATTCTAAGTATGAGCACCAGGACAGGAGAACTAGGCAAAAGTTCCATGCTTagaaagaagattgtgaagagcTCCAGAAAGGTACTCCCAACAGAGTCAACACGAAAAACCCGAATGGTAGTGTCAAACTGAGTACGAATCATGGTGGCAAGTTTCTTATATATAGATAAAGCATCGCGACAATGTGACAAAAAATAGATCCAAGTGTGGAAAGAAAAATCATCTGCAAAAGTAATGTAGTATCAATGACCCCTTCCGAAACGAAGGGAGCTAGACCACATACATCAGAATAAACAAGATTAAAAGGACTCTTTGACACTGACTTGCTACAACAATAGGGGAGATGTATTTGTTTGCCAAGTGTACAACCTTGACACTAATCTAAAGATACACTACCTTAGACAAACCCTAAAAACCACGATGAATAAGGGCAGAGAGACGCGATCCAAAAAGGTGTCCCAAACGATCATGCCACTGGGCGAAGGACGAAGTGAATGAAGCAGCTAAAGCCGAGCCGACAAGACTTGCTAAGGCAACGGAAGGAAAACAAAGCCAGCCAAGCTCCCATAGACGCTGAGAGACACAACGGTGAGGGCCAATACCAACTAGGAGACCCGTGTTGCGATCCTGAACGCAACAAGAGTCAGAATCAAGGATAATACGGCAGCCATGATCTGTGAGCTGGCCCGCTGGACATAAGCTGCATGGTTAGTTTAGGAACATACAAAACATCAGGAACATGAAAAGAATAAATGGGTGCCTCATCCTGCAACCGAGAGCGGAGAACCATCGGCAGTCTGAACAGTAATGGGAATAAACAGAGGACTAATGAAAAAAAGACTGGTGTGATCGGGAGTCATATGAAAAGAAGCACCAGAGTCAAGGATCCATGGGAAAGTATCTTAAGTGGATGGTGATCCATCACCAGAAAATTGAGAGGCAGAAGCACCAAACTTGTTAGTGCAAAAGCCGTTGTGATAGAATCAGAAGCGCTAGTGGGTGCAGAGACAACAAGGCGACTAAGCAGCATAAGAATCTCCGGTGTGTCAGAACCAATAAGACCCTGCTGAGAACCTCCGGTGCCTGAAGAGCCACCAGTACCTTTAGGAGGACACCCTGTACAATGAAGATCCTTCTTCCAGAATAATAGGCCTCCACATGGCCATCCTTGTCACAGTAGATGCAATGAAAACCAGCACCACCCCCGCCATTCCTAGAAGAAGGCGCCATTGGTGGAGGGATAGTAGAACAAGGCGCAGATGAATGAGTAGCCAGAACTGAAGGTAGCTGGAGAACACCAGCAGAACGAAGATGAGCCTCCTCAGTACGAAGAACAGTAAGAGCATTAATCAGAGACACAAGGGGATCATGAGCGAGGAGCTGAGCACGAAGAGGCTCAAACTTGGACCGCAGACGTGTTAAGAAGTCGTAGGTATGACGGAGCTCCAAATGAATCTTCTGAGAATGACAAGACAGACACGTGCTAGGAGATAGCTTGGGTCCAAGAGTCTCAAGTTGACACCATGCAGTAGACACCTGATCAAAGAACTCATCAACTATAGAGTCACCTACTGCAAGGCCTGCTCCTGACGTATAACAACGAGAAAAGTAGCCTATCTAGTAGGCTCATAGCATCGATGAAGAGCTTCTTAGATCTGCTGAGTAATGTCCATACCAACATCATCGGCAAAGCGCTCCTGCATATTGGCAACACGAATGAAGCATGCACGAGCATCCTCATCCCGCCATGTTCTGTTATCGGAGAATTGAGCCTCAAAAGATGCGGCGGTAATAGGAGGACAAGGTAGCTCTCCAGAAAGAAAATCCCACGCGTGTCAAAAGATGTGCCATTGAAAAGCACCGAGCAGCATGGAACAGAGACATGACCAGAAGAGAACgacatttctttctttcttttttttttaacaaaaccgATTTGCTACTATGTTACTCTGTTACAAGAGGGTTGAAACGCTACTCAGAACAAAGAACACGACAGAGGTAGCGGCGAAGATGTAGCGATGACAACGGAGTTGGCGACGAAGATCCAACGAcgacggcggtggtggcgacggCGTTTGACGAGTCTACGACAGGTGAACAGGCAGACGGCAACGGGTTCGCAACGACGCAAACAGGGGTGAGGTCGCGATGAGCCGACGATGGTGGATCCACGACA from Phragmites australis chromosome 8, lpPhrAust1.1, whole genome shotgun sequence includes:
- the LOC133926825 gene encoding uncharacterized protein LOC133926825: MEVEPPPAAVAAALLKCRGDGGGGKVSRSSTREATAGQPQEPDSADAGTTPGTARRRVEEEEEPLRRGLAAARARARRKAGHATPSPSWKLEASPPRPEEETPAEAEAGRRGAPAVLASARQLGATLWEIQDVIRVAGAGRRIRRRGRRAPAGDEAGAGADADRPRSSGGCGAHLAASLMEHDELHKERCHSRQPLSPASYTSSVGAGTINLVSPTRSLDFNARSRQASYDLKTSTELLKVLNRIWSLEEQHAADVSVMKGLKRELQHAQACIQELMQERQRYHHEIDSLSRQVTEDKMARRNKEQEKIRAAFRSLQEELEDERRLRKHSETLHRKLGKEISEMKSAFCKAVKTLEKEKKATCLLEDLCDEFAKGIRNYEEEVRVLKQKHVKEYEHKFDKSVVHISEAWLDERMQMQKADVREDLPAKTSITERLSSEIESFLHRTKRSGSSKNDKLDIGNEKRNASLCRQSLESVHLNGATSAPQLAEDDDSSVASDLHCFELNMHGGAIKNHDLAGTQRRVTGCMHSQMRRLEYSNGVSVEGSPMSNAPPCSKNEKARSSIGRQQFIASTPEISSHNDASIAPIDAIKNHDLAGTRRRVTGCMHSPMRRLEYSNGVSVEGSPMSNAPPCSKKEKARSSIGRQQFIASTPEISSHNDAGIAPTDEQNETVMAQVSRRLHDDLLKIKIEAPQHAYLGQKSNHPRTNQLREYTISRDICDVGSPARQLNNQGKLLDREISESPAHQLLGTKENTLKAKLLQARLEGQHARMSASVYPLISTRKK